The window GGCTGGTCAGCTTGACGCGCGCGACCTTGCGAAGCGCCGAGTTCGGCTTCTTCGGGGTGGTGGTGTACACGCGGGTGCACACGCCGCGGCGCTGCGGGCTGCCCTTGAGGGCCGCGGTTTTCACCTTGGCGATCTTGTCGCGGCGACCCTTGCGGACCAGCTGCTGAATGGTTGGCATGTACCGGCTTTCTGTCTCTCGTCGTCTTTCGGCGTTTCCAAGTCTCTGTACTGCAGTTTTCGCCCCGGCGCGTACCCCGCGACCGGGCGTGTCGCACACACCGCGCATCCGTTGAATCCGATGCATACTGGACATGCGAATTGGCCCGGCGTGCGCGCGTGCGTCCCCGCTTGCGCCCCTGTCGGCCAGGCACGAGCCTCCACAATACCAGGCTCGGCACGCCCCTCCAAACTCGGTGCACGGGGCCTTACCGCAGGTCAACGCGCCAATGCCGGCGCCGGTTCCCCAACCGTCCGCCACGTGGCCGCACCGACGGCGGGGATCACCGGTACGGGCCGTGACCACCCAGGGGTCGTCAAACACGGCGATCGCCGATAACGTCGTCAACGACATCACGGTCTACGGCTGGGACCGGGTTCCGGGTTGACACCGAAGGACGGATACGGATGCACTCCCCCACGTTGATCGCCGGCATCGGCCTGCTCGCCGCTCTCGCCCTGGCGGGCTGCGGATCCAACAGCAGCGACACCACCTCCCCGACCGCCACAGCCGGCAAGTCCGGCGCCCAGGTGGAAGTGGGCAACACCATCAACTACGGCTCGTTCGGCACCACGGCCGAGATCGACTGCGCCGACGGCAAGTCGCTCAACGTCGGCGGCTCGAACAACACCCTCACGGTCACGGGGTCCTGCGCGTCGGTGAACATCGGCGGCGCGGACAACAAGATCACCTTCGACAAGATCGACAAGGAACTCTCCGTCGTCGGCCTTAACAACACCGTCACCTATAAGAGTGGTGAGCCGAAGGTCAACAACCTCGGCTCGGGCAACACCCTCAACAAGGGCTGAGTCAGCGCACCAAATCTCCCCTCGCGAGCAGACGCAAACGTCCCCAAAATACCGGCGTGTCGGGGACGTTTGCGTCTGCTCGGCGATGAACTGGGTGGCCGTCATCCCTTCACCAGGCAGCGTTCGATGATCGGCGCGAGGTCCAGCCCGGCCGGCAGGGTTCCGAACGCACCGCCCCAGTTGCCGCCCAGCCGGGTGGCCAGGAACGCCTCGGCGACGGCGGGATGCCCGTGGCGCACCAGCAGCGAACCCTGCAGGGCCAGGGTGATGTCCTCGGCGATCTTGCGCGCGCGGTACTCGATGGCGTCGAGGTTCTCCAGCTCCGCCCGCAACTCGGCCACGTGCGAGTCGAGGCGTGCATCCTGGCCGGCGGTGGTGGCCAGTTCGTCGAAGAGCACACCGACGCACTCCGGCCGGGTTGCCATGGCGCGCAACGCATCCAATGCGCTGACGTTGCCCGAGCCCTCCCAGATACCCATCAGCGGCGCCTCCCGGTAGAGGCGCGGCATGCCGGACTCCTCGGCATAGCCGTTACCGCCCAGACACTCCATGGCTTCGCCGGCATGCGGGGTGGCGCGTTTGCACACCCAGTACTTGGCGGCAGCCAGGCCGATGCGGCGCAGCAACGTCTCGCGTTCGTCGCCGCGGACAGCGGCGTCGGTGGCGCCGGCCATCCGCATCGCGACGATGGTGGCCGCCTCGGCCTCGACGGCGAGGTCGGCGAGCACGTTGCGCATCAGCGGCTGGTCGATCAGGTAGGCGCCGAACGCCTTTCGGTGCTGGGCGTGGTGCACGGCCCGGGTCAGCCCGCTGCGCATGCTGGTGGCGCTGCCCAGTGTGCAGTCCAGGCGGGTGAGGTTGACCATCTCGATGATGGTGGGCACGCCGCGTCCCTCCTCGCCGACCAGCCACGCCACAGCGCCGTCGTACTCGATCTCGCTGGAGGCATTGGCGTGGTTGCCCAGCTTGTCCTTGAGCCGTTGGATGAACATCCGGTTGCGGCTGCCGTCGGGAAGCACGCGCGGGAGCAGGAAACACGACAGCCCGCCCGGCGCCTGCGCGAGCACCAGGAAGATGTCGCTCATGGCCGCGGAGGTGAACCACTTGTGGCCGGTCAGGCGGTAGCTGCCGTCGCCGGCGGGGACGGCCTGTGTGGTGCCGGCCCGGACGTCGGACCCGCCCTGCTTCTCGGTCATAGACATCCCCGCGGTGATGCCGGCCTTGGCGGTGGCCGGTTTCAGCTCGGGGTCGTAGTCGCGGCTGGTCAGCAGGGGCTCGTAGACCTTGGCGAGGTCGGCGTTGTGCCGCAGGGCGGGGACGACGGCGTAGGTCATCGAGATCGGGCAGACGTGGCCGGGCTCGCAGGTCCAGACCGACATCTTGGCCGCGCGGACCACGTGGGCGCCGGGCCGGTCGTCAGCCCATGGGGCGGCGTGCAGGCCGTGGGCGATCGCAGTGCGCATCAGCTCGTGGTAGGCGGGGTCGTACTCGATCTCGTCGACGCGGTGGCCGTAGCGGTCGTGGGTGTGCAGGATCGGGACGTTGCGGTCGGCCAGCTCTCCCCAGCGCTGGGCCTGGGCGCTGCCTGAAAGGGCGCCGAGGTCGGTGACCTCCTCGAGGCCCCACCGGCCGCCCTCCCGGATGAGGGCCTCAACGAGGACCGGTGCGGTCGCGGGGTTGTGGTTCTCCAGGGGCGGGACCTGGTTGGTGACGATATGGGTATCCGACATTCTTCACTGTTACAGTTTTTTGACGACCCGCACAAGATGCGTAACAGGGTTTGCCTGGAACGGGTGGCCGGGCTGCCGCGTCGTCAGATCGCTGTGCAGCCCACTACTGACACAAGCCCACGATTTTTGCGCTGAGGTCCTCACCGTCGCGCAGCCGGCCGGCCTGGACCGGATCGGAGTTCGGCGCCCCGGCCAGCGCATTGATCCCGATTTCCTGCAGGTTCTTGGCAAATAAGCGAACGGGATCGGCCAATTCCGGCGGCGTGTCCGGACTGAGCCGGCCCTGCAAGTACATGCCGCCACCCAGCAGCGCCAGCCGAGCGTTGGCGGCCACCGCCTGCACGGCGGCCTGATCGCGACCCGCGTCTGCGTGGGTTTGCAGCTTCACCGCGCTTGCCACCGTGTCGAAAGCGTCGCACACGCGCGTCTTGGGATCGCCGGGCTGCTGGACGACCATCTCGGCAGCTTCGGACGGCGGTTTCACCAGCGCCCAAACGGCCAGACCAGTGGCGGCCAACGCGAGCAGCAGCGCCGCTGCCGCCACCCATCCGGACACATTGCGCGATACCGGCACCGCTTCGGGGAACACCTGTCGCGGCATCGGCGTTTCGGCCGAAGCTGGGAAGCGACCGCGTGGTTCCTCTGGTGTATTCGTCATGGGCCCGAATAGTACTCGGCCGATCCCCCCGCGAATTTGCCCTGAATGCACAGGACGTAGCCGAAAGATCAACCGGGGCACAGATTCTCGAGTGAACAGCCGAGACATCAACTCAGCGGCCTCAGCGATCCCGTCCCACGAGGCCAGATCGCTGGTGGATTCAGAAACAGATGGTCTGGTTGCCGTATCGGATCACGCGATCTTCGCAATGCCAGAGCACCGCCCGCGACAGCACCGCGCGCTCCACATCGGCGCCCAGCCGGACGAGATCGTCCACGCTGTGGCGGTGATCGACTCGCACCACGTCCTGCTCGATGATCGGGCCCTCGTCGAGATTCTCGGTCACATAGTGTGCGGTGGCACCCACCAGCTTGACCCCGCGCTCCTTGGCCCGGCGATACGGTGCGGCACCGATGAACGCGGGCAGAAAGGAGTGGTGGATGTTGATCAGCGGGCAGCCGACCTGGTCGATGAAACCCGGAGTCAAGATCTGCATGTAGCGCGCCAACACCACCAGGTCGACGTTTCCCCGCAGCAGGTCGAGCTGGCGTCGCTCGGCTTCGTCGCG is drawn from Candidatus Mycolicibacterium alkanivorans and contains these coding sequences:
- a CDS encoding DUF3060 domain-containing protein translates to MHSPTLIAGIGLLAALALAGCGSNSSDTTSPTATAGKSGAQVEVGNTINYGSFGTTAEIDCADGKSLNVGGSNNTLTVTGSCASVNIGGADNKITFDKIDKELSVVGLNNTVTYKSGEPKVNNLGSGNTLNKG
- a CDS encoding acyl-CoA dehydrogenase family protein, whose translation is MSDTHIVTNQVPPLENHNPATAPVLVEALIREGGRWGLEEVTDLGALSGSAQAQRWGELADRNVPILHTHDRYGHRVDEIEYDPAYHELMRTAIAHGLHAAPWADDRPGAHVVRAAKMSVWTCEPGHVCPISMTYAVVPALRHNADLAKVYEPLLTSRDYDPELKPATAKAGITAGMSMTEKQGGSDVRAGTTQAVPAGDGSYRLTGHKWFTSAAMSDIFLVLAQAPGGLSCFLLPRVLPDGSRNRMFIQRLKDKLGNHANASSEIEYDGAVAWLVGEEGRGVPTIIEMVNLTRLDCTLGSATSMRSGLTRAVHHAQHRKAFGAYLIDQPLMRNVLADLAVEAEAATIVAMRMAGATDAAVRGDERETLLRRIGLAAAKYWVCKRATPHAGEAMECLGGNGYAEESGMPRLYREAPLMGIWEGSGNVSALDALRAMATRPECVGVLFDELATTAGQDARLDSHVAELRAELENLDAIEYRARKIAEDITLALQGSLLVRHGHPAVAEAFLATRLGGNWGGAFGTLPAGLDLAPIIERCLVKG